The window CTAGCTGAATGGTCTATTATTTGCCTTGAAGATCTCTACTCGAGCCCAAAAATATGAGTCAACATGAACCAACTGAAATTTTTCTAATATCTAGTTTATCAAAATTGAGTGCCAAGAAAGTAGAGCCTGGTATTGGTGAAGTGTGAGAGGACGCAACCATATCTCCCAGCTTCAGAACAAGTTTTGTCTTTAAGCCAAAGTAAACAGATTTTGGCTTGACATTTGCAATCGTACAAAATCATTCATCCATCTATAGCTAGCCTTTCCCACTATGTGGCAAAAAATATTGTTGGGGAAAACAAGCACATTACAGACAATGATTGCCTCTTTACAGAAAGATAATGGATGTGCCAGAAACAGATTTTGTACTACGTACTCGAGACACGTGAATAACGAAAATACATGTACTCTACTATTTGACGAGCCGCCCATCACATGCTCTTTGCACGGTACTGCAATAAGCAGAGCACCACAGAGCTAGCAGTAGCACACACTAACAATGGCGATGGTAAGGATGCCCATCCTCGTTGCCGTGGCTCTCGTGGCCGCAGTGGCCTCCTGCAGCGCAAGGGAGCCTAACATCTGTACGCCGATGGCGGAGGTTGCAGCAACTGCTGTAGATGACGCCGTGGCGCCGCTCATCCACGCGTTGCGGCCACTACTGGGCTCCGGCGGGCAGCTCGGGAGCCACGGCGGGGTGCCGTGCGACAGCTGGCGGCTGGGCGTGGAGGCGTACAACGTGCGGGACTGGACGACGGTCCCCGCCAACTGCGAGGGATACGTGGGCCACTACATGCTCGGCAGCCACTACCGCCGCGACTCCAAGGTCGTCATCGACCAGGCCATCGCCTACCTTGACAGCCTCAAGCTCGCCGGCAACGGCAAGGAGGTGTGGGTCTTCGACATCGACGAGACCATGCTCTCCAACCTACCTTACTACGCCACTCACGGCTTCGGGTATGTATGTGCACATTATACATGCTATTTCTTGCAGGTGCTTTTGAGCAAGGGCTTGCACTGATCTTTCCGTTTAGCTAAAAGTTAAAATTAACCCACTAGAAAACACCAGTAACATAATGACACAATGAAATTGAAACCGTCCCTATCAACAGATTTACCCTCTAGTATCCAAACTAGTAGTAGCATATGACGTGAAAAATCATCTTCCATGTGATACAATGATCGATGTCTAAGGAACAACATGAAGATGGTTTAATTTCTTCAGGATGCAGATCTACTAGCTGACATCTCATTAACCCATGGACATGTGATAATGTATGCACATCAACCCATGATGCAGGGCCAGGCCGTACAACGCGACGAGCTACAACGCTTATGTGTTGGAGGGGAGCGCGCCTGCGCTACCGGAGACAAAACGGCTGTACTACAAGCTGCTCGCGGTGGGCATCAAGCCAGTGTTCCTAACAGGACGGACCGAGCACCGGAGGGCCATCACAGTTGCCAACCTCTGCCGCCAGGGCATCTCCGGATGGATGAACCTGCTCCTCAAGCAACCATGGTTCAAGGGTTCCACGGTGACCTACAAGTCTGGCGAGAGGCAGAAGCTGCAGGACGCTGGGTACGTCGTCGTGGGAAACATCGGCGACCAGTGGAGCGACATCCTCGGCGCTCCCGAGGGCGCTCGCACCTTCAAGTTGCCCGACCCCATGTACTACATCGGCTAGGCCCGCAGCCATCCATTGCTTGTGGTCGATGAATAAGCTCCATCTTCtgaataattagatgcatgatcccGTCTGTTGTTGTTGCTTGGTTAGTTTCCTCAGTTGGGATCGATTGCTACTATCAATAAGACGTATGGGAGTCAAATGGATCTTGCTCAATCAATGGATCCAtgggctgctgctttttcttcttcttttttttcatgaaattcaTGGGGTATTGTTGTTTGATGTGTGGTTCGTCTGTCATAATTTGGATCATGTTCAATTGCGTGACATAGCGATCTTTTGATGGTTCATGCTTGAGGTACTAGCACTATGTAATAGTTGCACAATATTGCAAGTGTTTAGCTGCCTGCATATAACTCCAACCTACATCTCTTGTCCTAACCCCCTTATTGGGTGTTGTAAGAATTCGAGAGAGTTACGGTAAAGTCTTGATGTTGTTCACTTAGAAACTGAAG is drawn from Triticum dicoccoides isolate Atlit2015 ecotype Zavitan chromosome 4A, WEW_v2.0, whole genome shotgun sequence and contains these coding sequences:
- the LOC119288028 gene encoding stem 28 kDa glycoprotein-like; the encoded protein is MAMVRMPILVAVALVAAVASCSAREPNICTPMAEVAATAVDDAVAPLIHALRPLLGSGGQLGSHGGVPCDSWRLGVEAYNVRDWTTVPANCEGYVGHYMLGSHYRRDSKVVIDQAIAYLDSLKLAGNGKEVWVFDIDETMLSNLPYYATHGFGARPYNATSYNAYVLEGSAPALPETKRLYYKLLAVGIKPVFLTGRTEHRRAITVANLCRQGISGWMNLLLKQPWFKGSTVTYKSGERQKLQDAGYVVVGNIGDQWSDILGAPEGARTFKLPDPMYYIG